GTTGTAGGCCGTGAGCGCGAGCGGCCAGCTGCCGAGGATCGCGTAGTTCTCGCGCAGCAGCCGCGCGGCGGCGCGCGTCGAGGTGATCGGATCGAGCCGCTCGTCGACCACGTAGTCGACCTTCATGAAGCGCCGGCCCGTGCCGCGCATGAACTGCCACACGCCGGCCGCGCCGTACTTCGAGTAGGCGCGCACGTTGAACGAGGACTCCACGTGCGGCAGGAGCGCCAGGTCCTCGGGCATGCCCTGCGCCCGGAACACCGCGCGCATCTCCTCTTCGTACGCGCCCGAGCGCACCAGCCCCTCGCGGAACTTGTCGCGCTGACCCAGCTGGAAGCGCAGCTCGTCCTTGGCGTCGCGGAAGTCTCCCGCCGTGGGAGCGTGGCCGAGCGCCGCGGTGAACAGCCGGACGATCTGCTGCTCGTGCTCGCTGCGCGGCTCGCCGCCGCGGCCGAGCCAGTCCAACACCTCGCGGTAGCGCGCCTTGTAGCCGTCGACGATCCGCTCGCGCGCGCGCGGCGAGCTCTCGCCCTCGAAGCGGATGTGCTCGTACACCACGTCGAGCAGGCGCGCGTCGTGGAGGAATCCCCCGTCGGTGCTGGCCTCGGTGTACACGCGCACCCAGAACGAAACCGCGGGCGTGAGCGCAGCGGGCTCGGGAAAGGGCTCCGAGGCGGCGGCGCGCAGGGACGGGAGCGCCAGCGCAGCCCACAGCGCGAGCGCAAGAAGTCCACTCCGACGCCCGACTGCGCTCAACAAACTCCCCCGCGAGGCTTATCGCACGGCACCGTTCGGCCCTTGAGGCGCGGGAGGATAAGGGAGCGACAGGGCGCGCGCGAATCGCCGCGCCAGCCGTGCCCGGGCGCGCCGATTCTGCAAACGGCCGCCCGTGCGCGCGGCCAGTTCTACACCGCTCCCGACCCGGAGGTCAGTGAGTCGCGCAGAGTCACTTGAGTGCACTGGCATGCTCGTGCTGCGTCACACCACCATTGCGGAGAAGACATGAGAGCTCTCGCGCTCGCGTTCCTGCTCGCGCCATGGCTCGGCGGCGAAGCCCGCGCAGCGACGGTCACGGACCCGACCGGTGACTTCCTGTCGAGTTACAGCGGGCCGCAGGGCGCCGACCTCGACGTGGTGTCGACCAACGCCACGCTGCACGGGTCCGACCTCGTGCTGAACGCCACGCTGGCGGGCCCGATCGGCACCACTCCCGGTGCGTTCTACGTCTGGGGCGTGGACCGCGGCGCCGGCGCGAGCACGGCGAGCTTCGCCAGCCTGAGCCTGCCGAACATCGTCTTCGACTCGGTGGTGATCGTCCAGCCCGACGGGTCGGGTCAGGTGGTCCTCCTGGGCGGAGCCTCGCCGGTGATGACGCCGCTCGCCAGCGGCTCGGTCTTGATCTCGGGCAACAGCTTCGCGGCCACGGTGCCCCTCTCGATGCTGCCCTCGAACGGGCTCAGCGCGCAGAGCTACACCCAGAACTTGTGGCCGCGCTACCTCGGAGTGACCAGCGACGACCAGATCTCCGACTTCGCGCCCGACGCGACCATGGCGCCGGTCACGGCACCCGAGCCCGTCGCGCTCGCGCTCGTGGGTCTCTCGGGTCTGTGCCTGCTCGCCCGCGCCCGCAGGCCGAGCGAAGGCCGCCCCAGAAGATAACTGGCCGCGCCGGCCTGATATGCTGGCGCGCGATGGGACCCCTACAAGGCATTCGTGTGCTCGAGTTCGCGGGGATCGGGCCCGGTCCGTTCTGCGCGATGCTGTTGGCCGACATGGGCGCGGACGTGGTGCGCATCGACCGCGCGTCGAGCGCGGCCGGACGCGCGCCCGTGGACCCGCTGCTGCGCGGGCGCCGCAGCATCGCCGTCGACCTGAAGCAGCGCGAGGGGATCGAGGCCGTGCTGCGGCTGATCGCGGGCGCCGACGCGCTGATCGAAGGCTTCCGGCCCGGTGTGATGGAGCGGCTCGGGCTGGGACCCGACGCGTGTCTCGCCCGCAACCCGAAGCTCGTCTACGGCCGCATGACCGGCTGGGGCCAGGACGGGCCCATGGCGCAGGCCGCGGGTCACGACATCAACTACATCGCGCTGGCCGGCGCGCTCGAGGGCATCGGCCGCGCGGGTCAGCCGCCGCTTCCGCCGCTCAATTTGGTGGGTGACTTCGGCGGCGGCGGCATGCTGCTCGCGTTCGGCGTGCTCGCGGCGCTGCTCGAGCAGAAGCGCTCGGGCAAGGGCCAGGTGGTCGACGCGGCGATGGTCGACGGCGCGGCGCTGCTCATGTCCATGTTCTGGGGCATGAGACACGTGGGCATGTGGAGTGACGTGCGCGGCACGAACCTGCTCGACACCGGCGCGCATTTCTACGAGGTCTACGAGTGCGCCGACGGCAAGTACATCTCGCTCGGCTCGATCGAGCCGCAGTTCTACGCCGAGCTCGTGAAGCTGGCGGAGCTCGAGCCGGCGGAGTTCCCGCAGCTCGACCGCGCGAGCTGGCCCGAGCTCAAGCGCAAGCTGGCGGCGGTGTTCAAGCGCAAGCCGCGCGCCGAGTGGTGCCGGATCATGGAGGGCAGCGACGTGTGCTTCGCGCCGGTTCTGTCCATGGGCGAGGCGCCCGCGCACCCGCACAACGTGGCGCGCAAGACTTTCATCGAGGTCGCGGGAGTGACTCAGCCGGCGCCCGCGCCGCGCTTCAGCCGCACGGCGCCCGAAGTGAGTCGGCCGCCTGCGCGCCCCGGTGAACACGGCGAAGACGTGCTCGCGAGCTTCGGCTTTTCGGCGCCAGAGATCCGCAAGCTGCGCGAGAGCAAAGCCATCGGCTGAGCGGGGGGCCGTGCCCGACGCCGCGCTGCTCGACAACGTCCGCCACCTCGCCGGGCTGCAGTGCGAGCTGCGCCTGTGGCTCGAGGCGCACGATGCGTCGGGCGCCGACCCGGCGCTCGCCGCCGAGCGCGCCGCCGCCGCGCGCGCGCGCGCGGAGCTGCGCGCGCTCTACGCGGGCTTGTTCCCCGACGCGGAGCGCGAGCGCGTGTTTCGCGCGGCCGGCGCCCAGGCGCGCGCGGAGTTCCTGGTGCGCGAGCGCGACGGAGCGCTCGGCCTGCGCATCGTGCGCGCGGCGCTGCGGCCCAACGAAGGCCACCTGGACGAGCTGGCGTTCGTGCACGCCGTCGCGGCCGCGGCGGGCGTGATGCTCGGCTCGGCCGGCGTCGTGCACCTGGACCCGGACTTCGTGCGCGGCGCGGGGCCGGTCGACGCGCGGGCGCTGCTGCGCCACGCCGACGTGACTCGCGACGTGGAGTTCCTGGCCCGCGACCTCGCCAAGCGCCTCGAGTCACAGGCGCGCGTGCTGGCGGGCGCGCGGCCGAGCGTGGAGCCGTCGCCGCACTGCCGGCGGCCGCAGACCTGCGGCTTCTGGAAACGCTGCACCGCGGGGCGCGCGCGCGACTGGATCGGCCACCTGCCCGGGCTCCGGCCGCAGAATCACGCGGCGATCGTCGAGGCGGCCGTCACGCGCATCGGCGACCTGCCCGACGCGCTGGCGCAGACTCCCGCGCAGCGCAACGCGCGCGAGGCGTTGGCGCGCGGGGGCCCGGTGGTGACTCCCGAGCTCGAGGCGGCGCTCTCGGCGCTCGGACCGTCGCCCGACTTCCTCGACTTCGAGGCGATCGTGCCCGAGCTGCCGCTGTATCCGGGCACGCGGCCGCTCGAGCCCGTGCCCTTCCAGTGGTCGGCGCACCTGGGCGAGCCGGACGGCTCGCTGCGGCACGCGGAGTATCTCGCCGGGAGTGGCGCGGACCCGCGGCGCGGCTTCGCGGAGACGCTGCTCGAGGCGTTCGCGGGCCGGGTCCGGCCGGTCGCGGTGTACTCGAGCTTCGAGTCCGAGGTGCTGGAGCTCCTGGCGCGCGTGTTCCCGGAGCTGGCGCGCGAGCTCGACGCGCTGCGCGCGCGGCTGTTCGATCTCCTGCCCGTGCTGCGCCGCTCCGTGTATCACCCGGAGTTCCTGGGCTCGTTCTCGCTCAAGCGCGTGGCACCGGTGCTGGCGAAGGGCTTCCGCTTCGACGACCTGCCCGGGATCGCCGACGGCGGCGCCGCCGCGCGCGGCTGGCACGCGCTGGCGCGCGGCGAGCTCTCGGCCGCCGACGCGGCGCGCGTGCTGGCCGAGCTGCGCGCCTACTGCGCGCGCGACTCACTCGCCCTGGCCGAGCTCACGCGCGCGCTGCGCGCCCTGGCAGCGCAGCCAGCTCACTCCGTTCCGTAGCTCAGGCTCGAGCGCACCCAGCGCATGCGCGCGGCGCGGATCTCGGACGAGGGCGCCTGCGCCATCTCGAGCGCGAACGGCGCGCTCGAGCCCGCCGCGATCCGGGCTACCGAGAACGCCACCTCGCGCTTGCCCACCGTGAGCCGGAACTCCGCGCGCGCCTGGTCGACGCTGGTGGCGTTCACGATCCGGCCGCGCACGCGGATCCCGCCGCCCGAGTCGGTCACCGAGCTGGGACCGACGAAGAAGCCGCTGCCCAGCGCCTGCAAAGTGGGGTTGGTGAGGTCGACCGAGGCCGTGTTCGGGTCGTTCGTGACTCGCGCGGCCAGCGCTTCGGACTCGCTGCGCGGGCCGCTCGGCGCCGCGGCGGGCGCCAGGGCGGGGGCCGGCGCGGGCGGAGGTGCGGGCGCCGGAGCGGCTACGGCCGTGGCTGCGGGGGCGCCGCTCTTCTCGCTCCACGAAGTCACTGCGCTGCCGCGCCGCAGCTCGAACGAGACACCGGTCTTGCCCGCGAACAGGGACGACGAGGCCGAGCCGTCGAGCGAGGAGAGTGACAGCGCGGAGCCGAGCTTCGAGGTGGCCATGCGCAGGGTCTGCTGCGGGGCATCGGCGTCGCCGGCCGCGAACAGGCCCAGCACCGTCTGCTCACCGCCGGTCGCCGCGCCGGCCGTGCCGGGTGCCTCGCGGCCCAGCCAGACCAGGTCGCGGCCCTGGTCGTCGACCACGCGCAGCGCGTGCCGCACCTCCAGCTCGTCGACCCTGAGCGCGCCTCGGGCCGCGACCGCGCCGACGGGCAGCTCCAGGCGCGCCGCGAACAGTCCCCCCGCGATCGCCAGGCTCGTGAAGGTGGTGAACAGCGCGCCGATCACGATCCACAGGCGGCGATTCGCGCGCTCGAGCTCCCCGATGCGCGCCACCACCCACGCGTCCACGTTCTCGATGTTGCGTTCCATGCGGGAATCGTAACCCGCGCAGCGCAACACGCCGGTGTGTCGCTCACAGGTGGTCGGTGGAGTTCCAGGACAGGAGCCGCGGCTCCGGCTCCAGCACCAGCTCCGAGACCGCGCAGTTGGCGAGGTGGTAGCGGTGCCACTGAGTCGAGTCGCGGTCGATCAGCGTCCCCAGCGTGAAGCCGAGCGCGGCGCCGTGACTCACCACGATCGCCTGCTCGCCGCGGTGCGCGCGCGCGATGCGCTCGAGCGCGTCGCGCACGCGCGCGATCACCTCGCGCGGCGACTCGCCGCCCGGCGGCGCGAAGCCCGGATCCTGCGCGATGCGTTCGAAGAAGCGGTGCTCGCGCATCAGGTCGTCGTACGAGACCCCTTCCAGCTCGCCGATGCCGTACTCGCGCAGGCCCGGCTCGAGCCGCAGCTCGAGGCCCAGGCGCGCGGCGATCGGCGCCGCGGTCGCGCGCGTGCGCCGCAGCGGGCTCACGTACAGCGCCACCGGCCGTGGCTCGCGCAGCGCGAGATGCTCCGCGACGCGGCCCGCCTGCAGCTGGCCGCGCTCGGTCAGCTCGCTGTCGGTCGAGCCGTGCCAGATGCGCGCCGCGTTCGCCGCGATCTCACCGTGGCGCACGAGCACGATGCGGGCGGCCGAGTCTGCCATGGCTAGATCAACATCGCGAGCTGGCGTGACTGGGCGAGCAGCTCGCCGCGCCGGGTCCAGATCTCGCCGTCCTCCTCGGCGAAGCCGTCGCGCAACGTGCGCGAGCGGAACACGCCGAGATAGTAGTCGTCGGGCCGCGCGTCGCGCGGCACCGGCGCGCGGAAGTGGATCGTGAGGTCCACGGTCGGCATGCCGCGGAACTGCGCCTTTGCGAGCGCGCGGTGCTGCGCCACGGCGGGCGGCCAGGCGTCGCACAAGAGCGCCACGAACGGCGCGTCGGCGAGCCGGGCCACGCGCGGGCGCAGCCAGCCGCCGGCCAGCGCGTGAGTCGAGGTGGCGCGCATGCGCTCGCCGAACACCGGCCGCGTCTCCAGCCGCTCGCGCAGCGGCACGACGGTCTCGGGCGGCAGCTCGAGCGCGGCGAGTGACTCGGGCGGCGGCGCCTCGGGCATCTGCGAGTCGTGGAAGCGCGGCGACGGCCGGGGCTTGGCGAAGGCCGCGAGCGCCAGCGCGATCAGCCGGCCGTCCTGCTCCAGGCGCGCCGTCAGCGTCGACAGCGAGCGCCCCGCGCGCTCGACGCGCGTGGCGATCCGCACCGGCCCCTCGGCCGCGGGCGACACGTAGTGCACGGTGAGCGAGCGCGCTGCGCGCTCGGGATCGCCGACCGTCTCGCCGAGCGCGCGCAGCAGGATGGCCGCGAGATAGCCGCCGTTCGGGCCCACGACGATCCACCAGCCGCGGTCGAGCCGGGCACTGAACTCACCCTCGGCGACGCGGGTCACCGCGGTGTCGCGATCGAACACGTGCTCGGTCACGCGAACGCCGGCAGGACCTTCTCGGCGAACAGCCGCGCGGGCACCCGGGTGTCCCGGCCGAAGAACTCGATCACGATCAGGCCGGCGCCCAGCTTGCGGTGTTTCTCGATGCAGTCGATCACGCGCGCGGGCGTGCCCCAGATGCCGTGCTCCTCGAGCGCGCCGCCCATGTGACCACCGTAGATCTTCTTGGCCTTCTCGAGCGACTCGCGCGCCTTGGCCTCGTCCTCCTCGATCACCACCACGCACTGCTGCGAGATGCGCAGCTCGCCGAAGTCGCGCTGCACCTCGTCGCAGCGGCGCCGGAGCGCCTCGACCTTGGCGCCGAGCTGCGGC
The Myxococcota bacterium genome window above contains:
- a CDS encoding DUF2779 domain-containing protein; the encoded protein is MPDAALLDNVRHLAGLQCELRLWLEAHDASGADPALAAERAAAARARAELRALYAGLFPDAERERVFRAAGAQARAEFLVRERDGALGLRIVRAALRPNEGHLDELAFVHAVAAAAGVMLGSAGVVHLDPDFVRGAGPVDARALLRHADVTRDVEFLARDLAKRLESQARVLAGARPSVEPSPHCRRPQTCGFWKRCTAGRARDWIGHLPGLRPQNHAAIVEAAVTRIGDLPDALAQTPAQRNAREALARGGPVVTPELEAALSALGPSPDFLDFEAIVPELPLYPGTRPLEPVPFQWSAHLGEPDGSLRHAEYLAGSGADPRRGFAETLLEAFAGRVRPVAVYSSFESEVLELLARVFPELARELDALRARLFDLLPVLRRSVYHPEFLGSFSLKRVAPVLAKGFRFDDLPGIADGGAAARGWHALARGELSAADAARVLAELRAYCARDSLALAELTRALRALAAQPAHSVP
- a CDS encoding histidine phosphatase family protein — protein: MADSAARIVLVRHGEIAANAARIWHGSTDSELTERGQLQAGRVAEHLALREPRPVALYVSPLRRTRATAAPIAARLGLELRLEPGLREYGIGELEGVSYDDLMREHRFFERIAQDPGFAPPGGESPREVIARVRDALERIARAHRGEQAIVVSHGAALGFTLGTLIDRDSTQWHRYHLANCAVSELVLEPEPRLLSWNSTDHL
- a CDS encoding CaiB/BaiF CoA-transferase family protein; the protein is MGPLQGIRVLEFAGIGPGPFCAMLLADMGADVVRIDRASSAAGRAPVDPLLRGRRSIAVDLKQREGIEAVLRLIAGADALIEGFRPGVMERLGLGPDACLARNPKLVYGRMTGWGQDGPMAQAAGHDINYIALAGALEGIGRAGQPPLPPLNLVGDFGGGGMLLAFGVLAALLEQKRSGKGQVVDAAMVDGAALLMSMFWGMRHVGMWSDVRGTNLLDTGAHFYEVYECADGKYISLGSIEPQFYAELVKLAELEPAEFPQLDRASWPELKRKLAAVFKRKPRAEWCRIMEGSDVCFAPVLSMGEAPAHPHNVARKTFIEVAGVTQPAPAPRFSRTAPEVSRPPARPGEHGEDVLASFGFSAPEIRKLRESKAIG
- a CDS encoding thioesterase family protein; this translates as MTEHVFDRDTAVTRVAEGEFSARLDRGWWIVVGPNGGYLAAILLRALGETVGDPERAARSLTVHYVSPAAEGPVRIATRVERAGRSLSTLTARLEQDGRLIALALAAFAKPRPSPRFHDSQMPEAPPPESLAALELPPETVVPLRERLETRPVFGERMRATSTHALAGGWLRPRVARLADAPFVALLCDAWPPAVAQHRALAKAQFRGMPTVDLTIHFRAPVPRDARPDDYYLGVFRSRTLRDGFAEEDGEIWTRRGELLAQSRQLAMLI